One window of Streptomyces sp. NBC_00273 genomic DNA carries:
- a CDS encoding linear amide C-N hydrolase: MCTRILWNTNGHAVLAGRTMDWPESTEPVLTVFPRGLERNGGALGGTTVVGDNPLLWTSGFGSLVTTVYGAGTADGINEAGLAAHMLYLDSTDLGPRDPSRPGLQIALWIQYLLDCARTVQEALDLLDTCQLVPVEVRGFKASVHVALEDASGDSAIIEYIAGGRQVHHDRSYTIMTNEPSYEEQLRLLREKVRAVQGLGHDRPSSEVPLPGNVNAVDRFQRAAYFGSLLPEPADDRQAVAAILAVTRNASVPFGAPYREGRFKTYNTEYRTVCDLTSRRYFFELATSPNLLWAEIDRFDLSPGAPVMTLRPDGIDLVGDVSDRFTRAPAPF; encoded by the coding sequence ATGTGCACGAGGATCTTGTGGAACACCAACGGCCACGCCGTTCTCGCAGGCCGGACGATGGACTGGCCGGAATCGACCGAGCCGGTCCTGACCGTGTTCCCCCGGGGGCTGGAGCGCAACGGCGGTGCCCTCGGGGGCACCACCGTCGTCGGCGACAACCCCTTGCTGTGGACGAGCGGCTTCGGCAGCCTCGTGACGACCGTCTACGGGGCCGGTACGGCCGACGGCATCAACGAAGCCGGCCTCGCAGCGCACATGCTGTACCTGGACAGCACCGACCTGGGCCCCCGCGATCCCAGCAGGCCCGGCCTACAGATCGCCCTGTGGATCCAGTACCTGTTGGACTGCGCCCGCACCGTGCAGGAAGCCCTCGACCTGCTGGACACCTGCCAGCTGGTGCCGGTCGAGGTACGCGGCTTCAAGGCCTCGGTGCACGTGGCCCTGGAGGACGCGTCCGGGGACTCCGCGATCATCGAGTACATCGCGGGCGGGCGGCAGGTGCACCACGACCGCAGCTACACGATCATGACGAACGAACCCTCCTACGAAGAACAACTCCGTCTGCTGCGGGAAAAGGTGCGCGCCGTGCAGGGGCTCGGCCACGACCGGCCCAGCAGCGAGGTTCCCCTCCCCGGCAACGTGAACGCGGTCGACCGCTTCCAGCGCGCCGCCTACTTCGGTTCGCTGCTGCCCGAGCCGGCGGACGACCGGCAGGCGGTGGCCGCGATCCTGGCCGTCACCCGCAACGCCTCGGTGCCCTTCGGCGCGCCGTACCGCGAGGGGAGGTTCAAGACCTACAACACCGAGTACCGCACCGTCTGCGACCTCACCAGCAGGCGGTACTTCTTCGAGCTGGCGACCAGCCCGAACCTCCTGTGGGCCGAGATCGACCGCTTCGACCTGTCACCAGGGGCTCCCGTCATGACGCTGCGCCCCGACGGGATCGACCTCGTCGGGGACGTCTCGGACAGGTTCACGCGAGCGCCCGCGCCGTTCTGA
- a CDS encoding ABC transporter substrate-binding protein: MNAPPSPPGTERTDGSSVRIGALVPLTRPGWVEAGRHLLAGLELAVREVNDAGGIGGRPLELVVRDTAADPQRASAAVDELARLSVAAVAGEYHSVVARAAAARADALGLPFLCSSAVLDALTEQPTPWVARLAPAQSHGWQVYADFLLGAGHRRIAVATQPSVYWASGTRILREYLAPRGGTVVELDVRALDPAAVCDELVESGATALLLLVGHPEPAVPLVQAVRRDRRLAEIMIGAPAGQPEFPAWATLLGGDGAAVPFLRYLPERLGPLGARVGAALREQLGRAPSFVAFEGYDTVVVLADVLRARGDEDEARVGGPWPRVAVEGTRGRIRFSRTPGISVWQWTGAPTQVVDRDPAEPDRFRVLHAG, translated from the coding sequence ATGAATGCGCCACCATCGCCGCCCGGTACGGAGCGTACTGACGGATCGTCCGTCCGGATCGGCGCCCTCGTTCCACTGACTCGGCCCGGCTGGGTCGAGGCGGGCCGACACCTGCTCGCCGGACTCGAACTGGCCGTTCGCGAGGTCAATGACGCCGGCGGGATCGGCGGACGGCCACTCGAACTGGTGGTGCGGGACACCGCGGCCGATCCGCAGAGGGCCTCGGCGGCCGTGGACGAGTTGGCTCGCCTGAGCGTGGCTGCCGTGGCGGGTGAGTACCACAGCGTCGTCGCTCGCGCCGCTGCCGCCCGGGCCGACGCCCTCGGGCTGCCGTTCCTCTGCTCGTCAGCGGTTCTCGACGCGCTCACCGAACAGCCGACGCCATGGGTCGCGCGCCTCGCCCCGGCACAGTCCCACGGCTGGCAGGTCTACGCGGACTTCCTCCTCGGCGCGGGCCACCGTCGAATCGCCGTAGCGACCCAGCCGAGCGTCTACTGGGCGTCCGGGACCCGCATTCTGCGGGAGTATCTCGCTCCGCGCGGCGGCACCGTCGTCGAACTCGACGTGCGCGCCCTCGACCCCGCCGCGGTGTGCGACGAACTCGTCGAGTCCGGCGCGACGGCCCTTCTCCTCCTCGTCGGCCACCCGGAGCCGGCCGTGCCCCTCGTCCAGGCCGTCCGCCGGGACCGCCGCCTCGCCGAGATCATGATCGGTGCTCCGGCCGGGCAACCGGAGTTCCCCGCATGGGCGACGCTGCTGGGCGGCGACGGCGCCGCGGTCCCGTTCTTGCGCTACCTGCCGGAACGTCTCGGCCCGCTCGGTGCACGGGTCGGGGCGGCCCTCCGCGAGCAGCTGGGTCGGGCACCCTCCTTCGTCGCCTTCGAGGGGTACGACACGGTCGTCGTCCTCGCCGACGTGCTGCGTGCCCGGGGCGACGAGGACGAGGCACGCGTCGGCGGACCCTGGCCGCGCGTGGCGGTCGAAGGCACCCGTGGGCGGATCCGGTTCTCCCGCACGCCGGGCATCAGCGTCTGGCAATGGACTGGGGCTCCCACCCAGGTCGTTGATCGAGACCCGGCGGAACCCGATCGCTTCCGCGTCCTCCACGCCGGCTGA
- a CDS encoding glycoside hydrolase family 64 protein, translated as MFRLSKVLASGLSALAVAAGLIALGPLTSADAVPATIPLTIKNDSGRGEPVYVYNLGTQLTTGRQGWADANGAFHPWPAGGNPPTPAPDASITGPANGQTKTIRMPKFSGRVYFSIGQKIVFKLSTGGLVQPAVQNPSDPNRNVLFNWSEYTLGDAGLWINSTQVDMFSAPYAVGVKAAGGTVTSTGRLRPGGYDAVFGQLRSAGWGGLIQNRPDGTPLRALSPGHGIEAGAIPAGVMNDYINRVWNKYGSSTLTVTPFVNQPNTKYYGRVSGNVMNFTNGSGAVVTSFQKPDSDSVFGCYKLLDAPNDLIRGPISRTLCAGFNRSTLLTNPGQPDPNGADFYRDAVTNHYSRIIHGQMADGKAYGFAFDDVGAHESLVHDGNPQEAFMTLEPFN; from the coding sequence GTGTTCCGCTTATCGAAGGTGCTGGCTTCCGGGCTCTCGGCGTTGGCGGTCGCCGCCGGCCTGATCGCCCTCGGTCCGCTGACATCGGCAGATGCCGTACCGGCGACCATCCCGCTCACGATCAAGAACGACTCGGGACGCGGCGAGCCGGTGTACGTCTACAACCTGGGCACGCAGCTGACGACTGGTCGGCAGGGCTGGGCCGACGCCAACGGTGCGTTCCACCCCTGGCCCGCGGGCGGCAATCCCCCCACCCCGGCGCCCGACGCGTCGATCACGGGTCCGGCCAACGGGCAGACCAAGACGATCCGGATGCCCAAGTTCTCCGGACGCGTCTACTTCTCCATCGGCCAGAAGATCGTCTTCAAGCTCAGTACCGGCGGCCTCGTGCAGCCCGCCGTGCAGAACCCCTCCGACCCCAACCGCAACGTCCTGTTCAACTGGTCCGAGTACACGCTGGGCGATGCCGGCCTGTGGATCAACAGCACCCAGGTCGACATGTTCTCGGCCCCGTACGCGGTGGGCGTGAAGGCGGCGGGCGGCACGGTCACGAGCACGGGCCGGCTGCGCCCGGGCGGCTACGACGCCGTCTTCGGCCAGCTGCGTTCGGCCGGCTGGGGCGGATTGATCCAGAACCGCCCCGACGGCACACCGCTGCGCGCGCTCTCGCCCGGTCACGGCATCGAGGCGGGCGCGATCCCCGCCGGCGTCATGAATGACTACATCAACCGGGTGTGGAACAAGTACGGCTCCTCCACGCTCACCGTGACGCCCTTCGTGAACCAACCGAACACCAAGTACTACGGCCGGGTCTCGGGCAACGTCATGAACTTCACCAACGGCTCGGGAGCGGTGGTCACCAGCTTCCAGAAGCCGGATTCCGACAGCGTCTTCGGTTGCTACAAGCTCCTGGACGCACCCAACGACCTGATCCGCGGCCCGATCTCCCGCACCCTGTGCGCGGGCTTCAACCGGTCGACGCTCCTGACCAACCCGGGCCAACCCGATCCGAACGGCGCCGACTTCTACCGTGACGCCGTCACCAACCACTACTCCCGCATCATCCACGGACAGATGGCCGACGGTAAGGCGTACGGCTTCGCCTTCGACGACGTGGGCGCCCACGAGTCGCTGGTGCACGACGGCAACCCCCAAGAGGCCTTCATGACGCTGGAACCGTTCAACTAG